A single genomic interval of Lucilia cuprina isolate Lc7/37 chromosome 2, ASM2204524v1, whole genome shotgun sequence harbors:
- the LOC111679205 gene encoding ELAV-like protein 2 isoform X1 produces the protein MHTFELYRFPLSPKAKSLLNIRTEATLQAVEYIPNLLSTKIENFYHGVHLCPTNILSKQAMDHYGKNQTSQQRYPRFLALEAEECSSTGNTMVEGQQQQNGGAATAQNTQNNNNTNVNNNNNNDNDPKTNLIVNYLPQTMSQEDIRALFVTFGEVESCKLIRDKVTGQSLGYGFVNYVKQEDAEKAISSLNGLRLQNKTIKVSIARPSSESIKGANLYVSGLPKNMTQPDLEQLFSPYGKIITSRILCDNITAGPIDQGLSKGVGFIRFDQRHEADQAIKALNGTIPKNATEPIVVKFANNPSNNKAFQPLTAYLTPQNPRTRGFPTGAAGAAAAAAAAAIHPTAAGRYSSVISRYSPLTGDILANTMLPGNPINGSGWCIFVYNLAQETEENVLWQLFGPFGAVQSVKVIRDLQTNKCKGFGFVTMTNYEEAVLAIQSLNGYTLGNRVLQVSFKTNKTKQT, from the exons ATGCATACATTTGAATTGTATAGGTTTCCATTAAGCCCAAAAGCCAAGTCACTTTTAAATATACGGACTGAAGCAACATTACAAGCTGTTGAATACATACCAAATTTGCTATCtactaaaattgaaaatttctatcaCGGAGTACACTTGTGTCCCACCAATATATTGTCAAAGCAGGCCATGGATCATTATGGAAAGAATCAAACCTCCCAACAACGTTATCCGCGTTTTCTTGCCTTAGAAGCTGAAGAATG CTCATCCACGGGCAACACTATGGTTGAgggtcaacaacaacaaaatggagGAGCTGCTACCGctcaaaatacacaaaataacaataataccaatgtgaacaacaacaacaacaatgataaTGACCCGAAAAccaatttaattgtaaattactTGCCACAAACCATGTCTCAAGAGGACATTCGTGCTCTCTTTGTTACCTTTGGAGAAGTTGAATCTTGTAAATTAATTAGAGACAAAGTAACAG GCCAAAGTCTTGGTTATGGTTTTGTCAACTATGTGAAACAGGAAGATGCTGAAAAGGCCATCAGCTCTCTAAACGGATTACGTTTGCAAAATAAGACGATTAAG GTCTCTATAGCCCGTCCTAGTTCTGAATCGATAAAAGGTGCTAATTTATATGTATCTGGTCTTCCCAAAAACATGACACAACCAGATTTAGAGCAATTATTTAGTCCATATGGAAAAATAATTACCTCAAGAATATTATGTGACAATATAACGG CCGGACCTATTGATCAGG GTCTTTCAAAGGGTGTTGGTTTTATACGTTTCGACCAACGACATGAAGCAGATCAAGCTATTAAAGCTTTAAACGGTACTATACCCAAAAATGCCACCGAACCTATTGTGGTCAAGTTTGCTAATAATCCAAGTAACAATAAAGCCTTTCAACCACTTACGGCTTATTTGACCCCACAAAATCCCAGAACTCGTGGATTTCCAACGGGTGCAGCAGGAGCCGCTGCAGCAGCCGCAGCAGCTGCTATACATCCAACAGCGGCCGGAAGATATAG TTCCGTCATTTCCCGATATTCGCCGTTAACTGGTGATATTTTGGCAAATACCATGTTGCCGGGTAATCCTATCAATGGCTCTGGTTGGTGTATTTTCGTCTATAATTTGGCACAAGAAACcgaagaaaatgttttatggCAATTGTTCGGACCTTTCGGAGCAGTACAATCTGTTAAG GTCATACGCGAtttgcaaacaaacaaatgtaaGGGTTTCGGTTTTGTAACCATGACAAATTATGAGGAAGCTGTTCTAGCCATACAATCATTGAATGGTTATACATTGGGTAATCGTGTATTACAAGTTAgttttaagacaaataaaactaaacaaacgta
- the LOC111679205 gene encoding ELAV-like protein 2 isoform X2, protein MHTFELYRFPLSPKAKSLLNIRTEATLQAVEYIPNLLSTKIENFYHGVHLCPTNILSKQAMDHYGKNQTSQQRYPRFLALEAEECSSTGNTMVEGQQQQNGGAATAQNTQNNNNTNVNNNNNNDNDPKTNLIVNYLPQTMSQEDIRALFVTFGEVESCKLIRDKVTGQSLGYGFVNYVKQEDAEKAISSLNGLRLQNKTIKVSIARPSSESIKGANLYVSGLPKNMTQPDLEQLFSPYGKIITSRILCDNITGLSKGVGFIRFDQRHEADQAIKALNGTIPKNATEPIVVKFANNPSNNKAFQPLTAYLTPQNPRTRGFPTGAAGAAAAAAAAAIHPTAAGRYSSVISRYSPLTGDILANTMLPGNPINGSGWCIFVYNLAQETEENVLWQLFGPFGAVQSVKVIRDLQTNKCKGFGFVTMTNYEEAVLAIQSLNGYTLGNRVLQVSFKTNKTKQT, encoded by the exons ATGCATACATTTGAATTGTATAGGTTTCCATTAAGCCCAAAAGCCAAGTCACTTTTAAATATACGGACTGAAGCAACATTACAAGCTGTTGAATACATACCAAATTTGCTATCtactaaaattgaaaatttctatcaCGGAGTACACTTGTGTCCCACCAATATATTGTCAAAGCAGGCCATGGATCATTATGGAAAGAATCAAACCTCCCAACAACGTTATCCGCGTTTTCTTGCCTTAGAAGCTGAAGAATG CTCATCCACGGGCAACACTATGGTTGAgggtcaacaacaacaaaatggagGAGCTGCTACCGctcaaaatacacaaaataacaataataccaatgtgaacaacaacaacaacaatgataaTGACCCGAAAAccaatttaattgtaaattactTGCCACAAACCATGTCTCAAGAGGACATTCGTGCTCTCTTTGTTACCTTTGGAGAAGTTGAATCTTGTAAATTAATTAGAGACAAAGTAACAG GCCAAAGTCTTGGTTATGGTTTTGTCAACTATGTGAAACAGGAAGATGCTGAAAAGGCCATCAGCTCTCTAAACGGATTACGTTTGCAAAATAAGACGATTAAG GTCTCTATAGCCCGTCCTAGTTCTGAATCGATAAAAGGTGCTAATTTATATGTATCTGGTCTTCCCAAAAACATGACACAACCAGATTTAGAGCAATTATTTAGTCCATATGGAAAAATAATTACCTCAAGAATATTATGTGACAATATAACGG GTCTTTCAAAGGGTGTTGGTTTTATACGTTTCGACCAACGACATGAAGCAGATCAAGCTATTAAAGCTTTAAACGGTACTATACCCAAAAATGCCACCGAACCTATTGTGGTCAAGTTTGCTAATAATCCAAGTAACAATAAAGCCTTTCAACCACTTACGGCTTATTTGACCCCACAAAATCCCAGAACTCGTGGATTTCCAACGGGTGCAGCAGGAGCCGCTGCAGCAGCCGCAGCAGCTGCTATACATCCAACAGCGGCCGGAAGATATAG TTCCGTCATTTCCCGATATTCGCCGTTAACTGGTGATATTTTGGCAAATACCATGTTGCCGGGTAATCCTATCAATGGCTCTGGTTGGTGTATTTTCGTCTATAATTTGGCACAAGAAACcgaagaaaatgttttatggCAATTGTTCGGACCTTTCGGAGCAGTACAATCTGTTAAG GTCATACGCGAtttgcaaacaaacaaatgtaaGGGTTTCGGTTTTGTAACCATGACAAATTATGAGGAAGCTGTTCTAGCCATACAATCATTGAATGGTTATACATTGGGTAATCGTGTATTACAAGTTAgttttaagacaaataaaactaaacaaacgta
- the LOC111679205 gene encoding ELAV-like protein 2 isoform X3, with protein sequence MMTTSSSTGNTMVEGQQQQNGGAATAQNTQNNNNTNVNNNNNNDNDPKTNLIVNYLPQTMSQEDIRALFVTFGEVESCKLIRDKVTGQSLGYGFVNYVKQEDAEKAISSLNGLRLQNKTIKVSIARPSSESIKGANLYVSGLPKNMTQPDLEQLFSPYGKIITSRILCDNITGLSKGVGFIRFDQRHEADQAIKALNGTIPKNATEPIVVKFANNPSNNKAFQPLTAYLTPQNPRTRGFPTGAAGAAAAAAAAAIHPTAAGRYSSVISRYSPLTGDILANTMLPGNPINGSGWCIFVYNLAQETEENVLWQLFGPFGAVQSVKVIRDLQTNKCKGFGFVTMTNYEEAVLAIQSLNGYTLGNRVLQVSFKTNKTKQT encoded by the exons ATGATGACTACCAGCTCATCCACGGGCAACACTATGGTTGAgggtcaacaacaacaaaatggagGAGCTGCTACCGctcaaaatacacaaaataacaataataccaatgtgaacaacaacaacaacaatgataaTGACCCGAAAAccaatttaattgtaaattactTGCCACAAACCATGTCTCAAGAGGACATTCGTGCTCTCTTTGTTACCTTTGGAGAAGTTGAATCTTGTAAATTAATTAGAGACAAAGTAACAG GCCAAAGTCTTGGTTATGGTTTTGTCAACTATGTGAAACAGGAAGATGCTGAAAAGGCCATCAGCTCTCTAAACGGATTACGTTTGCAAAATAAGACGATTAAG GTCTCTATAGCCCGTCCTAGTTCTGAATCGATAAAAGGTGCTAATTTATATGTATCTGGTCTTCCCAAAAACATGACACAACCAGATTTAGAGCAATTATTTAGTCCATATGGAAAAATAATTACCTCAAGAATATTATGTGACAATATAACGG GTCTTTCAAAGGGTGTTGGTTTTATACGTTTCGACCAACGACATGAAGCAGATCAAGCTATTAAAGCTTTAAACGGTACTATACCCAAAAATGCCACCGAACCTATTGTGGTCAAGTTTGCTAATAATCCAAGTAACAATAAAGCCTTTCAACCACTTACGGCTTATTTGACCCCACAAAATCCCAGAACTCGTGGATTTCCAACGGGTGCAGCAGGAGCCGCTGCAGCAGCCGCAGCAGCTGCTATACATCCAACAGCGGCCGGAAGATATAG TTCCGTCATTTCCCGATATTCGCCGTTAACTGGTGATATTTTGGCAAATACCATGTTGCCGGGTAATCCTATCAATGGCTCTGGTTGGTGTATTTTCGTCTATAATTTGGCACAAGAAACcgaagaaaatgttttatggCAATTGTTCGGACCTTTCGGAGCAGTACAATCTGTTAAG GTCATACGCGAtttgcaaacaaacaaatgtaaGGGTTTCGGTTTTGTAACCATGACAAATTATGAGGAAGCTGTTCTAGCCATACAATCATTGAATGGTTATACATTGGGTAATCGTGTATTACAAGTTAgttttaagacaaataaaactaaacaaacgta